From the Carassius auratus strain Wakin chromosome 36, ASM336829v1, whole genome shotgun sequence genome, the window AAACATGTGGATCATTACCGTAACAAACCCGTCCGTCTCCGCTGAATCCAGCCGCACATTCACAGCTGAAGTCTTTTCCTGGAGCCGGACGACAGACGGCGTTAGTGTCACAGCCGTGTCTCCCGGTGAAAACAGGGATTCTGCTCCGGGACGCCACCTGAAACACACCACAAACTAAACCTGAAGAGATTCAAACACACTTACGCTTTTAAAGATGAAACCAGATCGACAACAGAGAGCCCAAGCATGCTCTTTACTCTATTCTGAAACATTAAATACTCCACTTCtgtcatttaaacattaaaacggaccaataaaaaaaaatatgagctaCTTTTTAACCCTTTCATTTCCATGCATCATTAATATCACCACAttagaaattattaattatgacCTGCAACTCCTGTAATATATTCAACTTTGCACACCGTAAAGCTACATGTAGGGCTTACTAAAAATTCATAAAactattgtaattgtaatttaaataatagctaaataaaaaacaataaaatggacaattaatttgaatgataaaaaaacaaatacccatccaaataaaatattaataaaatcattgaaatgaataataaaaataaattgtaatttaaattataGCTAAATAAAAACccataaaatgtacaattaagtgaatgattttaaaataataaaaacacacaaaaaagtataaaaaatcttaaaaatgtgcattttaaaaataaattgcaatttaaataaaagctaaataaaaacccataaaatgcacaattaaaatgaaaaattgtataataataaaacacataaaaaattataaaatcttagaaaatgtacagttaaaaataaattgtaatttaaataatcgCTAAATAAAAAcccataaaaaatgtaaaattaaatgaatgattttaaaataataaaacgcacaaaaaattataaatcatataaatgtacaattaaaataaattgtaatttaaataaaagctaaataaaaacccataaaatgtacaattaaaatgaacaattttataataataaaacccattctaaaaattgataaaatcacagaaatgtatcaaaaaataaataaataatggtataACACTGGaaagtaatgatgatgaaaattcagcttttcatcacaagcataaattagattttaacagatattcaccaCAGGAGACAGCtgtttgaaattgaaataatatttacacatttttactgtatttttaatcaaataaatgcagaactgTTGAGCAGAAGAGCCTCCAAACTTTGAATCAGTATTGTAGGAGTCATGTGACAGAAGCCAGTGTTTAGCCGCCGCTCTGcgtgtgttttattttctgtgcTTCTTGTCTTACTGTGGACGGAGCCGATCTTGTTTGCTCATGGCGAAGCGGATCAGCTGGTTGCTGGAGTCGTACATGACGAAGATCTGGTCGACGCTGAGCTGTTGGCTCGCCGGCACGGCGCTCAGGACCTCCTCGTGCGGACAGCTCTGGAACTTGATGTTCTGCGTCCACAGGTAGCTGTGGTGTGTGAAGGCTACCGTCGGGCATGCTAACGGTGTACTCCCGCCGCGACGAGGACGTGATCACTGAGAACATCACAGAGAAGAGCCAAGACTGAAATAGAGAGGATGCATTAAAACCGCACAAACTCATCTTTCCTCTTCAGGTTAAAAGGGTTTTTAAGGAGAACATAGGAAGCCGTTTGGAATCAGTTTCTGCTGTTATTGAGATAAATGCATGGTGGTAAAGGGGCTGTTAACACAGAACGtgattttgcattttttaaaatgagaGATGCACAATGgaacgaaaaaaaaaagcatttttagaaatCGGACAtgcactattattttttttacatttttagaatgcAGTGTCATGCATGATGCAAAAGACCGCGAGGGAAACGGTCAAAGACATCTGAAAAGTGCatgtttttgtagaaaaaaactgtaaagcagCACAGTAGAAttgaaaaatgtgatttttttcttatttgagatgcatttaatttaaagtatGGCATGCCATGCACGAGATGATGCACAAGATGCAATGGAGCACAACGGTCATCAAGCGGATATTTACATAGAAGAACAACGGAAAAAGAGTGAGTTATTAGTTTTACATCATTTTTGACTATTCTAATATGTATAATGACAGTTTAAAAAAGCGTGATTTCagcacaaaattaaataaaaaaatgcattgtacagCAGCTTAATTATAGTGCCTTAAaagtaaaactttaataataataatacaaatctataataaaattttttttatccgaaattagaataaaatataaaaaaactgacataaaaatgaaaaaaaaaacctatataaaaattaaaaaacaaagctagcaaaaaggaaaaaaatattaatcacaaaataaaattaatcggAGAAttgataaataacttaaaattaaatgttttattaaaattaagaaaataaataaattaaaataaaacaaattctacATAATTTAATAACTATAATACTATATTAATGATATTGCACAGGCTAATTTACATCTCTGATATCtagaataaacttaaaaaataatgataaaaagtataaataattaaaactgaaagcatgtctaattaggtgtaaattaataattcatttcttTTCATAATTANNNNNNNNNNNNNNNNNNNNNNNNNNNNNNNNNNNNNNNNNNNNNNNNNNNNNNNNNNNNNNNNNNNNNNNNNNNNNNNNNNNNNNNNNNNNNNNNNNNNaagctcgccgtctctgcaagattaacgatggcagtttgcaacGCACAGATACTAGAAGattttacatctgtcagacaggtttctgacgtcatcaagcttagtttgagtctgtgcattagaaacggaagtgctaaaaaaacgctaaaaatgggcttcacttgtctcaattgagttccaatggggtcgctgtgtccatttcttctACTGTCTATGTTCACGGTTGTGGGCTTCAGTCCGAATTCAATGAGGCGcgggtggtttatgggatgagtagttcctgcgctcgaaatataaatatgtacacagtcttgtacctttgactttttttggattttgtcttaattttttcacttgaaattatctgttatatgcttatgagttcagccgtagctggttatcctcacacatgctctaaaactctttagatacggattttaatgggaaatttacttccggcaccagagctctctcagctgtgggcgggactgtgatgctttATTGGTTTGTTATTTccggctcgatgtgctgcaggaGAAAAGGTATGTGTAAGTGTTTGCGTTTGATCTTTTTGCATGGGATATGACTATAAATATTATTGTTGGCGCTGGTAGCATGCAAATGAGTTGGACCACTTTGATGTGCCGCTAGTTtggggtttttatttatttatttatttttttattgcttaatttACATAAGACAGGTACATAAGATATGATATTTACCCATCAACAAAACAATTCACAACATCAGAGAAGGAtgaatttaaatcacatttaaaaaagagCACATCTTGCTGGGTTATAGGAGAAACTGTCTATGCTATGTATATCAAACCAAAAATTTAGAAGAAACCTCACAGTAAAAGAAAAGGTGATCAAGTGTttcaggaaatgaagagcagaaaCCACAAGGATCCACATTGAAATGAAATCGTTTTTGTATAAAGTCACTAAACTGGATACATcctaaacataattttataatgaGTCTCCTTGACCTTTGGAGCAACTGGGTAAACCATATAACGGATAAAAGCTTTGTGCTTTACTGAGGTTTCAACATCTCccagaaaataacatttataatcacCAGTGATGATACGTTTAAGTTCTTTATAAATAAGTTTGTTATTACACTTATAGTCTAAGAGgtcaatattacatattttcaaagaGGGAAGAGAAACTACTGGTCTAGATAAAAGATCAGAAAAACTACTTTGGATTATTCTTAACAATCCAGTAGGTATAGCATTGCATACCTTATTATaaccttttaatttaattttaactctGTACTTACTAATGAAATCAATATAAGATAAGAAAAAGCCATTATCATCTAACaaatcatgaataaaaaaataccttgGCTATACCAATCACTTGTAAACAGAGATTTTCTATTAATAATTACAGCCCTATTGTTCCAAAGAGTGAAGTTGTGAGGGGAAAAGTTATGGGTAAATATCATTTTCCAAAATAACAGTACTTGTTTATGAAAATTAGATACCTTCAGAGGAATTTTACAAGGGTCGAGATCACATCTCAAGTCAAAATCAAGGCAgccaattttttaaaaaatgtggttAGGAATATGGTACCATATCGAGTGTGACTTTGTTAAACACTCTTTCAAGCATTTTATTCTGAATGTACCAAGAAGAGATTCAAAGTCAATGGCTCTCAAACCTCCATGTTCATACTCTTTTACCATATGAAATTTACGTAAATAATGTGtgttatttttccaaataaatttaaataagatTGAATTCACCAATTTAATTAATCTCGGGGCAGTATACAAGGCTTGAGATAAGTAAATAAGTTTGGATATTCCCTCAGTTTAGTTAATAGAATTCTACCCAATGTAGGTCTCGAGGTCTTCATACTTTCTATTTTAGAGTTAAAATTTGAATGTTCTCTATTAACAACATTATTTGTAATCATAACCCCTAAATACTTAACCTCCTTTTTTACTGGAATGCCCTCTATAACGTCTAAGTTACAATTATGGATTGccattaattcacattttttaaagtttagaATCAGGCCTGATACCTTtgagaaaacataatttttttcaataactACTGGAAGTacctctttatttttaagaaataaaagagtgtcatctgcaaattggCTTATAGTAAAGGTTCTGCCAAAAATGTCTATGCCTATATTATCTTAAAGTGTTTATATAGTTCGGAGTGTGAATCATTTGCATCAGTTCGAGagtatgtgtatttatgtttctcgaaattgattctgaataattcagattgctttcatttatttatttcaataaatgtattttatttatttaatttatttattgcgaatcatttcagtcagttcgggagttcgtagtgggttcgcgaatcatttgagtcagttccggAGTTCGTAGcaagttcgcgaatcatttgagtcagttcgggagttcgtagcaagttcgcgaatcatttgagtaagttcgggagttcgtggcgagttcgcgaatcatttgagtcagttcgaaaGTTCGtggcgagttcgcgaatcatttgagtcagttacaAAGTTCATAGCgagttcgtgaatcatttgagtcagttcggagcgcgaatcatttgagtcagttcgggagttcgtagcgggttcgcaaatcatttgagtcagttcgggagttcgtagcgagttcgcgaatcatttgagtcagttcgggagttcgtggcgagttcgcgaatcatttgcgtcagttcggagggcgaatcatttgcgtcagttcgggatttcgtggcgagttcgcgaatcatttgcgtcagttcggagcgcgaatcatttgagtcagttcgggagttcgtagcgagttcgcgaatcatttgagtcagttcgggagttcttggcgagttcgcgaatcatttgcgtcagttcagagcgcgaatcatttgagtcagttcgggagttcggagcggcttcgctaatcatttgaatcagttcgagagtatgtatatgtatgtttctcgaaattgattctgaataattcagattgctttatttatttatttcaaaatgttttgtgttatgttgtccattgttgatagttttcatacttaagctgtgaaaggaacatttttaagggctcaacacaacagcttttatgatgcagaactttagtttttgattctgaatatattattcaggtgttttgttatttatttcagaaatccttgtgatatacaatattcagtttgtgctggtctgacttaatcaaaatagtgtttaaaaattactttctgttttactttgtgtttgacCATAaggcataaaagcgcattaatgggaacattaaagaaagttctctaaaaaagtaactaaaaagttacttttaacagtaatgcattactttttggtgcaAGTAAGGATCTAATGATCTAAACAAAAAGGAGTGTTCAAGGGTATCAAATGCCTTGAAGAAATCTAGAAATAGAAGTAAGCTTGTCTGAGGAATTAAAAAGTTATAATCAAGCATATCAAGAACTAGTCTAATATGACTGTGAATACTTCTCCCTTTGATAAAAGCCGATTGTGTTTCACTGATAATTTCACCAATACCCTTTTTTAGTCTATTTGCAAAAACATAAGAGAGAGGTTTGAAATCATTACATAAAAGAGTTATTAGTCACCAATTgtctaaaaaataatttatctctatcttttaaaaaggaaaagaagagaTCACAATCGCTTTCTGAAAAGTTAGATTTATATAAATCGTTATAGAAGGAATATATGTAGTCAtcaatttgtgttttttcttgGCTTATACAATTATCAATGCTAAGTCCATTAATAGTTTtcaaagcttgtttttttttttctaaattaaagaaatatgaagatttttttcccctctagATCGTATGAATGCTCCTTTAGCCTTTTCTGTATAAAAATCATCTAACTCTGATTGAAGAGTATGAAGTTCTTTTTCCTCACTCTTACTAAGTATGTctttattactgaaataatttagTCTTGATAAAATTGTTGTCTGCCTAAATTTTCTAGCATTTGCAATTTGTTTGCCTTCTTTaatcggaattttttttttactttaaatttgacCCATTCCCATTTGCCAATTTATGTTAATTCAGACAtggttttaacattattaatcattaacaaAATAGAATTACAAAAAGATTTACGTTTTATTAAATTCTTGTTTTGTATTATGTTGATCGTGACATTGGTTATTGTATTGATTGCTTACTTTTGTATTTCTATGCAGGAGCTGATGGTCACTGAGGCGGGTGCTCTAGGGCTGTGGTAGTTGGGTCTCCCGTTCATTTAAGCGTGGTGTATTTCACCGGTGTGGTGTGGTGTGAGTATTGAGtggagtttatttttgttttctttggagGTCACTTCAAGCCAGAGGTGCCCGAAGTAGATGTCCTTCAGCCCTGTATGGTTGTGTTGATGAAGGtgtttggagtgtgtgtgttattttgatttttttttttttttgtgatttaccaTTGCTGTCTCttgacctttttttctttttcttttttgtgcttttgtgtatACTGCTCCTCtgaggggtgttttttttttttttttgaacccaTGACTCTGTCCAGTTATTTGCTGATAACGAAACTGTGTGCTTTTGAGTACCTAAAAGCTGGTGGCTGGTAATATATTTTTAGGGTGCAAGTCCCTAGatggtcgcgaatcatttgagtcagttcgggagttcgtagcgagttcgcgaatcatttgaatcagttcgtagcgagttcgcgaatcatttgagtcagttcggtagttcgtagcgagttcgcgaatcatttgagtcggtttggAGCGCGAATTTTTTTGAGTtagttcggagcgcgaatcatttgcgtcagtacggagcgcgaatcatttgcgtcagttcgggagttcgtagcgagttcgcgaatcatttgagtcatttcggagcgcgaatcatttgcgtcaatacggagcgcgaatcatttgcgtcagttcggagcgcgaatcatttgcatcagttcgggagttcggagcggcttcgcgaatcatttgaatcagttcgagagtagTGGGGAGcagaaaaacatcattttaaaagataatgttgtagacagagatatatttctgttgtggccagtaactcagaagtgtggtctatcaATACCAGGTGGTTTTTTGTAGAAATTTAGAAAGACTTccgtataatttcactttgaacataaaatGCACATTGTTATTTTCGACCCCATCTGTTGGGACCAAAGTAACAATATAAACTAGATTTAttttctgttactcttatttttcttaagtataacTGATTTtgaccttgttaatatgtaactgcaaaaatattttgtgctttatctttgccaaaaaaaaatttaattacattttcctaTTTTCACTTTAAATTTAAGTGTCATCAGATGTCtaaaaacctgactgtattttttttaactgtacattctgttgaaaaaaatgttttataaaaatacattgaaattgacaAAGATTTAATTagattagcataataaaaaactctaaacaatgtaacagtaggcctatttatgtttccatcaaGTTGTTTTTATActtaaattgaaaatgtgcattaaaacatctggaaacactgcaaattcataggtggaggtgtaaaAGCTAAGATACGGCTAAAACCTAATTATAAATGTGACGTAGCAGCTGCCAAGAGagtgatgttcctctatgtccagaaatgccctctcaaaaacatctggataaaaccagacctctgtgtgtctttctgaccctcactcagacatattcttttggtataatatgacataaacatttgtaagaaatgatgcaagacacagaaattcacaatatagcatgcactggaacaaaataaatactttttgtcactgtagcgggacaaaagtaacaactgttactttcgtcccgacaggaactctTGACATTTAaacctgattttattttatactgaaaaagtctgaaaatgcaaactttaggatgtgttaaagctgtagattgatcattactgtgacacatgaaacaagaaaaacaacacgactaatttgaaaaaattaccgcttcaataatttactttttgtactcgaaaacagttttacggacaTGACTTtgggaaacgatgaggaaatcatgTGAtgtttctcagctccgtcaaggattgcatgctgaatatgCCATCATAGCTAGGAATACAATTGCAGAAAGAGGCTCAGAGAAAAGaggctttgttactttcgtcccacgttactttcgaccccgctctcctctatgtatatgtatgtatataggtcagtttgggagttcggagcatgaatcatttgagtcagttttggagttcgtagctggttcgcgaatcatttgagtcagtttggaagttcgtagcgtgttcgcgaatcatttgagtcagttcgggagttcggagcatgaatcatttgagtcagttcgggagttcgtagcgagttcgcgaatcatttgagtcagttcggagcgcgaatcatttgagtcagttcgggagttcgtagcgagttcgcgaatcatttgagtcagttcggagcgcgaatcatttgagtcagttcgggagttcgtagcgagatcgcgaatcatttgagtcagttcggagcgcgaatcatttgagtcaatttgggagttcgtagcgagatcgcgaatcatttgagtcagttcggagcgcgaatcatttgagtcagttcgggagttcgtagcgagatcgcgaatcatttgagtcagttcggagcgcgaatcatttgagtcagttcgggagttcgtagcgagatcgcgaatcatttgagtcagttcggagcacgaatcatttgagtcagttcgggagttcgtagcgagttcgcgaatcatttgagtcagttcggagcgcgaatcatttgagtcagttcgggagttcgtagcaagatcgcgaatcatttgagtcagttcggagcgcgaatcatttgagtcaatttgggagttcgtagcgggagcgcgaatcatttgagtcagttcggagcgcgaatcatttgagtcagttcgggagttcgtagcgagttcgcgaatcatttgagtcagtccggagcgcgaatcatttgagtcagttcgggagttcgtagcgagatcgcgaatcatttgagtcagtttggggatcgcgaatcatttgagtcagtttgggagttcgtagcgagatcgcgaatcatttgagtcattttgggagttcgtagcgggttcgcgaaacatttgagtcagttcggggatcgcgaatcatttgagtcagtttgggagttcgtagcgagatcgcgaatcatttgagtcattttgggagttcgtagcgggttcgcgaaacatttgagtcagttcgggagttcggagggggatcacaaatcatgaaagattcgcgctcgtaaattttcaaattggccataacctttaatttgttgctgccaactggggtggcagaaggggtggcaaggctttcttttagggtggcatttgccctatgccaccccggtagatccgcccctgattcCTTTGTTTATGCTGATGATTTTTGCTGATGCATATTGATGACAGAAACCATGCCAGATTACTTCtcaatgcataattaatttcTGTTGAAATGATTGTCAGATGTTGAAATATCATAAGAGTATGTGTCTTATGACTGGACCGATCTGCTGTGTGTCGAGCCAATGGgtttcagcgtgtgtgtgtgtgtgtgtgtgtgtgtgtgtgtgtgtgaagctgtcGTCCCAGCAGGAGCTGCAGTACATCGAGGGGCTGATCCTCTCTGTCAGGCTCAGCCTCGCAGCATTCAGGATGTGAAGGTGACCGCCGTCGCCGTGACGACCGCATCCCACCACTCCTGTACACCTCTCAATCAGAGGAGTGATGCTTCTGCTGTGTTCTGTCAAAGTGTGGGACAAATGAGAGGCTCATCTGCTCACTGaggctttatttatttggtcaaaaatactttaaaaatagtgaaatattattctaatgtaaatcattaGTGCATTATTATCAACACTGAGCagtaaataatcatattattctgatttctgaagatcatgtgacactgaagactggaggaatgatgctgaaaatacagcggagcatcacagaaataaattacaggttaacacagattcactcagaaaacagatgatttacactggaataatatttctctgtttttactgcatttctgattaaataaatacagcgttggtgaacagaagagacttctttcaaaaacataaaaaagtaatgaTTCCAAACTTCTGACCAGTAGATAATTATTCTAGCCGGTTCGGACCCCAGACGTGTTCTCCAGCTCCCCACTGCACCTGCCTCCACCGGGACGCCGCTCCGAACCCAGCCAGGCCTTCTCCCCCCCGCTGGGGTCACGCAAACACCCGCCCGCTCTGGACTCTGAGCCCGGGTTTAAGGTACCCTCACACCAAAGAGGTACTGGAGAAACCTTCGAGAAACACACGCGTGATCGTTCTCTGTGCGTCAGAACTTTTATTTTCTCAATCACTTCTTGTTTTGTTAATATGTAAAGATGCAACGATCGCTGCCTTAAAACAAGGGAATAAAAGTGTTTGTACCACTGTATGCCAGCCGCGAGACGTCCGTGTTTCTGTAGCGCTGTACACGACAGAGACAAGAGAACTGGATCAGATCAAGAGACCCAGCACTGTTCCTCATGAAACGGCTTTCATATCAAACACTggtatgattatgattatgttgAAGTGTGATTCCTCTGACCATGACTGTATCAGAGTCAAAGTGGGGTTATTAAGCAAATGATACAAGCCCTAGATATTAAGAACACATCCAGACACTTCATATTTAACAGAATTTAATGATTTGTTATTTCAGTAAGCTATGCGATGTGTTTGTAAAAGGTGTTTTTATGCACCTTTGGGCTGAGTTCATTTTACAAATGGTTCAGTTTCAGAAAGATTCATTtctcttccattatgagcacaGCCTTGGTTTATGCatcaggaaacatttattataacattcaaaACGATCAAACATCCAATGACTGAGTGTTCCATGAATCTAGAGCTTATAAACACAGAAGCTCTTCTTCACTGATGTGTCTGTGCTGAGGGTTGTTCTGCTCCAGGGATGCTCTCCACTAGACTCTGGATGCGAGACAGGATGATCTCGTTGGCGCTGCTGCAGTCTCCAGGCCTGTAGGGGGCGCTGATGGTCAGAGCGTTCGCCACACACAGAAGCTCCCCGTCTTCAGTCACCGGGACTCGGTTCTTCTCCAGCCACAGACGCACACTCTCCCGCCGAGACTTCAGCTCCTCCGCGCTGAGAACCTGTGCTCGGTCCGGCAGGAAGACGCTCTTCATCTGACGCTCCGTTTCCTCTGTTCCTCTCCTGAGGATCTGGACATCGGTCACCGCGTGACCCAGAATCACCCTCACCGACGGACACTCGTTCTCCTGGACGCTCAGCAGCACCACACTGCAGACACACAAGAGCAGAACACCAGATGATTCACCTCATGTTTTAAAACGCTATTGATTCATAGTGATTCAAAACCCTAAGTGATTCACCACATGATTCAAACGATTCACCTCATGTTTTAAAACGcaaattattaactttataatTCACAATGATTCAAACCTCTGAATAATTCGTCTAATGACTCATAATGCATCATTTAAGGGCATACTTTCCACcaggggcggagccagaagatgtaaacattcggggcttagcccaaacctagggggctgcaggggtgtactccgcaggggagattttttccccccatttatgtcagctaaatgcactatttttcaggctgtttgagataacagaatgcctaaaaatctatacactatctgggaaaatgatggttactcagaaaaaaaaaatattcac encodes:
- the LOC113055730 gene encoding gem-associated protein 6-like, with protein sequence MLRWSSRNPRHWHEFINHEVCVTAGDQQRFEGRVFTVDPVSASVVLLSVQENECPSVRVILGHAVTDVQILRRGTEETERQMKSVFLPDRAQVLSAEELKSRRESVRLWLEKNRVPVTEDGELLCVANALTISAPYRPGDCSSANEIILSRIQSLVESIPGAEQPSAQTHQ